Proteins encoded together in one Micromonospora kangleipakensis window:
- a CDS encoding PadR family transcriptional regulator produces the protein MGFHGRMHAMHEARMRGFGFPPFPPGPPFHPGPHGHGGRGGRGGRGRGRRPNVRGAVLALLTERPMHGYEMIQEIDSRTGGAWRPSPGSIYPTLQLLEDEGVIVATDGSGGGRKRFTLTDQGRPEATGAAQTPPWAEFAENTVNSWHDIRDAGAQAMNALRQVMMTGTDDQRERAAQVLDETRRKLYAILAESE, from the coding sequence ATGGGATTCCACGGACGGATGCACGCGATGCACGAGGCTCGGATGCGCGGCTTCGGCTTCCCCCCGTTCCCGCCCGGGCCGCCGTTCCACCCCGGGCCGCACGGTCACGGCGGGCGAGGCGGCCGGGGCGGTCGCGGCCGGGGACGCCGGCCCAACGTCCGGGGCGCCGTGCTGGCCCTGCTCACCGAGCGGCCGATGCACGGCTACGAGATGATCCAGGAGATCGACTCCCGCACCGGCGGGGCCTGGCGGCCCAGCCCCGGCTCGATCTACCCCACCCTCCAACTGCTGGAGGACGAGGGCGTCATCGTCGCCACCGACGGATCGGGCGGCGGGCGCAAGCGGTTCACCCTCACCGACCAGGGGCGCCCGGAGGCCACCGGGGCGGCGCAGACCCCGCCCTGGGCGGAGTTCGCCGAGAACACGGTCAACAGCTGGCACGACATCCGGGACGCCGGCGCGCAGGCGATGAACGCGCTGCGCCAGGTGATGATGACCGGCACCGACGACCAGCGCGAACGGGCCGCCCAGGTGCTCGACGAGACCCGGCGCAAGCTCTACGCCATCCTCGCCGAATCCGAGTGA
- the ispG gene encoding flavodoxin-dependent (E)-4-hydroxy-3-methylbut-2-enyl-diphosphate synthase, with protein MTAVSLGMPPVPPPPLAPRRASRQIMVGSVPVGGGAPVSVQSMTTTLTADVNATLQQIAELTASGCQIVRVAVPSQDDVEALPAIARKSQIPVIADIHFQPKYVFAAIDAGCAAVRVNPGNIRQFDDKVKEIARAAGDAGVPIRIGVNAGSLDKRLLAKYGKATAEALVESALWECSLFEEHGFRDIKISVKHNDPVVMIRAYRQLAEKCDYPLHLGVTEAGPAFQGTIKSAVAFGALLAEGIGDTIRVSLSAPPVEEIKVGNAILESLGLRERGLEIVSCPSCGRAQVDVYKLAEEVTAGLEGLPVPLRVAVMGCVVNGPGEAREADLGVASGNGKGQIFVKGQVVKTVPEAQIVETLIEEALRIADEMGAEIPEELRDMVPGPRVTVH; from the coding sequence GTGACCGCTGTCAGTCTCGGTATGCCCCCCGTACCGCCGCCGCCGCTCGCCCCGCGTCGGGCCAGCCGCCAGATCATGGTCGGCTCGGTACCGGTCGGTGGGGGTGCGCCGGTCTCGGTGCAGTCCATGACCACCACCCTGACCGCCGACGTGAACGCCACGCTCCAGCAGATCGCCGAGCTGACCGCCTCCGGCTGTCAGATCGTCCGGGTGGCCGTGCCGTCGCAGGACGACGTCGAGGCGCTGCCGGCGATCGCGCGCAAGTCGCAGATCCCGGTGATCGCCGACATCCACTTCCAGCCGAAGTACGTCTTCGCGGCGATCGACGCCGGCTGCGCGGCCGTCCGGGTCAACCCGGGCAACATCCGCCAGTTCGATGACAAGGTGAAGGAGATCGCCAGGGCGGCCGGCGACGCCGGGGTGCCGATCCGGATCGGCGTCAACGCCGGCTCACTGGACAAGCGGCTGCTCGCCAAGTACGGCAAGGCCACCGCCGAGGCGCTGGTCGAGTCGGCGCTCTGGGAGTGCTCGCTCTTCGAGGAGCACGGCTTCCGGGACATCAAGATCTCGGTCAAGCACAACGACCCGGTGGTCATGATCCGGGCGTACCGGCAGCTCGCCGAGAAGTGCGACTACCCGCTGCACCTGGGGGTGACCGAGGCGGGCCCGGCGTTCCAGGGCACCATCAAGTCGGCGGTCGCCTTCGGTGCGCTGCTGGCCGAGGGGATCGGCGACACCATCCGGGTCTCGCTGTCGGCCCCGCCGGTGGAGGAGATCAAGGTCGGCAACGCGATCCTGGAGTCGCTGGGCCTGCGCGAGCGGGGCCTGGAGATCGTCTCCTGCCCGTCCTGCGGTCGGGCCCAGGTCGACGTCTACAAGCTGGCCGAGGAGGTCACCGCCGGCCTGGAGGGGCTGCCGGTGCCGCTGCGGGTCGCCGTGATGGGCTGCGTGGTGAATGGCCCGGGTGAGGCCCGCGAGGCCGACCTCGGCGTCGCCTCCGGCAACGGCAAGGGGCAGATCTTCGTCAAGGGCCAGGTCGTCAAGACCGTCCCGGAGGCGCAGATCGTCGAGACGCTGATCGAGGAGGCACTGCGGATCGCCGACGAGATGGGCGCCGAGATCCCCGAGGAGCTTCGCGACATGGTCCCCGGTCCCCGGGTCACCGTGCACTGA
- a CDS encoding MFS transporter, with translation MRLLPEPGPARTLALSTLVNTVGRGTWLTVSALFLTRSVGLTVAQVGLGLTVTALVSLVASTPMGYLADRYGPRGIQLTALLASAACTAALIAVRSFPTFLVVGMLMAIADAASRGARGALIAGAVPAEQRVRTRAWLRAVTNVGISVGAVVAGFGLAADTRAGYVALILLDCVTYLVAAAILLRLPAVPPVPAPAHGPRLIALRDRPFLAFTVLDGLLSMHFGLINIALPLWIADHTTAPDWLVSACMLVNTVIVVLFQVRASRGTEDLAGAARAARRAGGVIAVACGLFAVSGGVATPAAVALLLAGAFVHVIGELWHAAAGWGISFGLAPAHAQGQYQGAYGMGMQLGGMIAPVVVTTLAVGWGVPGWLLLGALFLLLGLLVPPVVAWARRSRPAEPAPAPVPVG, from the coding sequence GTGCGCCTGCTTCCCGAACCGGGCCCGGCCCGGACCCTCGCCCTCTCCACGCTGGTCAACACCGTCGGCCGGGGCACCTGGCTGACCGTCAGCGCGCTCTTCCTGACCCGTTCGGTCGGCCTGACCGTGGCCCAGGTCGGCCTCGGCCTCACCGTCACCGCGCTGGTCAGCCTGGTGGCCAGCACCCCGATGGGCTACCTCGCCGACCGGTACGGCCCGCGCGGCATCCAGCTCACCGCGCTGCTCGCCTCCGCCGCCTGCACCGCCGCCCTGATCGCCGTCCGGTCCTTCCCGACCTTCCTCGTCGTCGGGATGCTGATGGCGATCGCCGACGCGGCAAGCCGGGGCGCCCGGGGCGCGCTGATCGCCGGGGCCGTCCCCGCCGAGCAGCGGGTGCGTACCCGGGCCTGGCTGCGCGCCGTCACCAACGTCGGCATCTCGGTCGGCGCCGTGGTCGCCGGCTTCGGCCTCGCCGCGGACACCCGGGCCGGGTACGTGGCCCTGATCCTGCTCGACTGCGTGACGTACCTGGTCGCCGCGGCGATCCTGCTCCGGCTGCCGGCCGTCCCGCCGGTACCCGCGCCCGCGCACGGCCCGCGGCTGATCGCCCTGCGGGACCGCCCGTTCCTGGCCTTCACGGTCCTCGACGGGCTGCTCTCGATGCACTTCGGGCTGATCAACATTGCCCTGCCGCTCTGGATCGCCGACCACACCACCGCCCCGGACTGGCTCGTCTCGGCCTGCATGCTGGTCAACACCGTCATCGTGGTGCTCTTCCAGGTGCGCGCCTCGCGCGGCACCGAGGACCTGGCCGGGGCGGCCCGCGCCGCCCGCCGGGCCGGCGGGGTCATCGCGGTCGCCTGCGGGCTCTTCGCCGTGAGCGGGGGCGTGGCGACCCCGGCCGCGGTGGCGCTGCTGCTCGCCGGGGCGTTCGTGCACGTGATCGGCGAGCTGTGGCACGCGGCGGCCGGCTGGGGGATCTCCTTCGGCCTGGCCCCGGCCCACGCCCAGGGGCAGTACCAGGGCGCGTACGGGATGGGCATGCAGCTCGGCGGGATGATCGCGCCGGTGGTGGTGACCACCCTGGCGGTCGGGTGGGGGGTGCCCGGCTGGCTGCTGCTGGGCGCGCTCTTCCTCCTGCTCGGGCTGCTGGTGCCGCCCGTCGTGGCGTGGGCGCGGCGGTCCCGCCCGGCCGAGCCGGCGCCCGCGCCGGTCCCGGTTGGCTGA
- a CDS encoding ATP-binding cassette domain-containing protein, producing the protein MEIVEASGLGLRTRRGWVYRDVDLTAGAGELHAVTGPPGSGRTSLLLALAGRFPHTDGELRRRGPAALGQVARVHEPDPTLTVAEHIQERLLLLGPVPRRRRQLVPVAAVRARRAYRRDAFAAAIAGAGFTDTPLDPDRYGRDLTPVERQVLGLVLASLSGPNLIVADDVDAGSDAPERQWMWAALSRLADQGYAVVVSARAVEPGSTAITHRIGDPTLPARTELTLPPAALVAPRAAQDQIPEVTA; encoded by the coding sequence ATGGAGATCGTCGAAGCCAGCGGGCTCGGTCTGCGGACCCGCCGGGGCTGGGTGTACCGGGACGTCGACCTCACCGCCGGGGCCGGCGAGCTGCACGCGGTGACCGGGCCGCCCGGCAGCGGGCGCACCTCCCTGCTGCTCGCCCTGGCCGGCCGCTTCCCGCACACCGACGGGGAGCTGCGCCGGCGCGGCCCGGCCGCGCTCGGCCAGGTCGCCAGGGTGCACGAGCCCGACCCGACGCTGACCGTGGCCGAACACATCCAGGAGCGGCTGCTGCTGCTCGGGCCGGTGCCGCGCCGCCGCCGCCAGCTCGTGCCGGTCGCCGCCGTCCGGGCCCGCCGGGCGTACCGGCGGGACGCCTTCGCCGCCGCCATCGCCGGTGCCGGCTTCACCGACACCCCGCTCGACCCCGACCGGTACGGCCGGGACCTCACCCCCGTCGAGCGGCAGGTGCTCGGCCTGGTGCTGGCCAGCCTGAGCGGCCCCAACCTGATCGTCGCCGACGACGTGGACGCCGGATCCGACGCCCCCGAGCGGCAGTGGATGTGGGCCGCCCTGTCCCGCCTCGCCGACCAGGGGTACGCCGTGGTCGTCAGCGCCCGCGCCGTCGAGCCCGGCAGCACCGCGATCACCCACCGGATCGGCGACCCGACCCTGCCCGCCCGTACCGAGCTGACCCTGCCCCCGGCCGCCCTCGTCGCCCCCCGGGCGGCCCAGGACCAGATCCCCGAGGTGACCGCATGA
- a CDS encoding M50 family metallopeptidase, with protein MANLLGVALFALAILISVSLHEAGHMLTAKAFGMKVTRYFVGFGPTLWSFRRGETEYGVKGIPLGGFCKIVGMTPQDDDVDPADEPRAMWRYPVWKRTIVMSAGSITHFALALVALWIMAVSVGLPNPKFPGTEQEFLAEPAVVALAPCVVVENANRACQPGDPASPAAKAQLRDGDRITAVNGKPVNSWGDMLDVVRATNPGTATVDYVRDGVTAAATVDLAAVQRPPLGDPKGATSSVSALGVALRPSTPQLIEYGPVGAFGGTADFTGTMAVQTAHAMQRIPQKVPALWTAITGGERDVDTPISVVGASRLGGEAVANDAWYTFFMLFVSLNFFIGVFNLLPLLPLDGGHIAIAWFERVRSWLYGRIGRADPGRVDYLKLMPITYAVILIGGVFTLLTVTADVVNPITLFPR; from the coding sequence ATGGCAAACCTGCTCGGGGTGGCGCTCTTCGCCCTGGCGATCCTCATCTCGGTGAGCCTGCACGAGGCGGGGCACATGCTCACCGCCAAGGCCTTCGGGATGAAGGTCACGCGGTACTTCGTCGGCTTCGGCCCGACGCTGTGGTCGTTCAGGCGCGGGGAGACCGAGTACGGCGTCAAGGGCATCCCGCTCGGCGGCTTCTGCAAGATCGTCGGTATGACGCCGCAGGACGACGACGTCGACCCGGCCGACGAGCCGCGCGCGATGTGGCGCTACCCGGTCTGGAAGCGGACGATCGTGATGTCCGCGGGCTCGATCACCCACTTCGCGCTGGCCCTGGTCGCGCTCTGGATCATGGCGGTCTCCGTCGGCCTGCCCAACCCGAAGTTCCCCGGCACCGAGCAGGAGTTCCTGGCCGAGCCGGCGGTGGTCGCCCTCGCCCCGTGCGTGGTGGTGGAGAACGCCAACCGGGCCTGCCAGCCCGGCGACCCGGCCAGCCCGGCGGCGAAGGCCCAGCTCCGGGACGGCGACCGGATCACCGCGGTCAACGGCAAGCCGGTGAACAGCTGGGGCGACATGCTGGACGTGGTCCGCGCCACCAACCCCGGCACGGCCACCGTCGACTACGTCCGCGACGGCGTCACGGCCGCCGCCACCGTCGACCTCGCTGCCGTGCAGCGTCCGCCGCTGGGCGACCCGAAGGGCGCCACCTCGTCGGTCTCCGCGCTCGGCGTCGCGCTCCGGCCCAGCACCCCGCAGCTGATCGAGTACGGCCCGGTCGGCGCCTTCGGCGGCACCGCCGACTTCACCGGCACCATGGCGGTGCAGACCGCGCACGCCATGCAGCGCATCCCGCAGAAGGTCCCCGCCCTCTGGACCGCGATCACCGGCGGTGAGCGGGACGTGGACACCCCGATCAGCGTGGTCGGCGCCAGCCGGCTCGGCGGCGAGGCCGTGGCGAACGACGCTTGGTACACGTTCTTCATGCTCTTCGTCTCGCTGAACTTCTTCATCGGCGTGTTCAACCTGCTGCCGCTGCTCCCGCTGGACGGCGGCCACATCGCCATCGCCTGGTTCGAGCGGGTCCGGTCCTGGCTCTACGGCCGGATCGGCCGGGCGGATCCGGGCCGCGTCGACTACCTCAAGCTCATGCCCATCACGTACGCGGTGATCCTGATCGGTGGCGTGTTCACGCTGCTGACCGTGACCGCGGACGTCGTCAACCCGATCACGCTCTTCCCAAGGTGA
- a CDS encoding TetR/AcrR family transcriptional regulator, which translates to MTDGRSRRREDTRQRLFVAAVELIAEQGFSATTVDDIAARAGVAKGTIYYNFESKTALFEELLRHGIGLLTADFRAAVDGLPPREALAALVRAELQYIRRYRAFAQLLLSEMWRTNREWQQTLRLLRGEAIEVIAETVRAGVASGDLPADLDVRTASSALFGVGLVVAVDWLVFQPERPIEDVQEALLGIVRRVAQT; encoded by the coding sequence GTGACGGACGGACGGTCGCGGCGGCGGGAGGACACCCGCCAGCGCCTCTTCGTGGCGGCGGTGGAGCTCATCGCCGAGCAGGGCTTCTCGGCGACCACCGTCGACGACATCGCGGCCCGCGCCGGCGTGGCGAAGGGGACGATCTACTACAACTTCGAGTCCAAGACGGCGCTCTTCGAGGAGCTGCTGCGGCACGGCATCGGGCTGCTCACCGCCGACTTCCGCGCCGCGGTGGACGGGCTGCCGCCGCGCGAGGCGCTCGCCGCCCTGGTCCGCGCCGAGCTGCAGTACATCCGCCGGTACCGGGCCTTCGCCCAGCTGCTGCTCTCAGAGATGTGGCGGACCAACCGGGAGTGGCAGCAGACCCTGCGGCTGCTGCGCGGCGAGGCGATCGAGGTGATCGCCGAGACCGTCCGGGCCGGGGTGGCCAGCGGCGACCTCCCCGCCGACCTGGACGTGCGGACGGCCAGCTCGGCGCTGTTCGGCGTCGGGCTGGTGGTGGCCGTGGACTGGCTGGTCTTCCAGCCGGAGCGGCCGATCGAGGACGTGCAGGAGGCGCTGCTCGGCATCGTCCGCCGGGTCGCCCAGACCTGA
- a CDS encoding DUF4081 domain-containing GNAT family N-acetyltransferase — MLTVPVRQLGESERRAVERLLDLDPFAGAQVAERVAARGLAWWRADGRILGYGARRSLESICWLGGNLTPVLATESAVAAFADQLGTEERICSSIVGRADAVLGLWDRLSGQWGPARDVRPNQPLLATDALPTVAADPEVRQVRGGEIDRLFPAAVAMYTEEVGVSPLAEDGGRGYRRRVADLVRAGRAYARFVDGKVVFKAELAVVTRRTAQVQGVWVAPEWRGRGIATAAMAAVVRDALVRVAPTVSLYVNDFNLPARRVYERCGFRPVGTLATVLF; from the coding sequence GTGCTGACGGTGCCGGTACGCCAACTGGGGGAGTCGGAGCGCCGCGCGGTCGAGCGGCTGCTCGACCTCGACCCGTTCGCGGGCGCGCAGGTGGCCGAGCGGGTGGCCGCGCGCGGGCTGGCCTGGTGGCGGGCCGACGGCCGGATCCTGGGCTACGGCGCCCGGCGCAGCCTCGAGTCGATCTGCTGGCTGGGCGGCAACCTGACCCCGGTGCTCGCCACCGAGTCGGCGGTCGCCGCCTTCGCCGACCAGCTCGGCACCGAGGAGCGGATCTGCTCGTCGATCGTCGGGCGGGCCGACGCCGTGCTCGGCCTCTGGGACCGCCTCTCCGGGCAGTGGGGGCCGGCCCGGGACGTACGCCCCAACCAGCCGCTGCTGGCCACGGACGCGCTGCCGACGGTGGCGGCCGACCCGGAGGTGCGGCAGGTGCGCGGCGGTGAGATCGACCGGCTCTTCCCGGCGGCGGTGGCGATGTACACCGAGGAGGTCGGGGTCTCGCCGCTGGCCGAGGACGGCGGGCGTGGCTACCGGCGGCGGGTGGCCGACCTGGTCCGCGCGGGCCGCGCGTACGCCCGGTTCGTCGACGGCAAGGTGGTCTTCAAGGCCGAGCTGGCCGTGGTGACCCGGCGCACCGCCCAGGTCCAGGGGGTCTGGGTAGCGCCGGAGTGGCGGGGTCGGGGGATCGCGACGGCGGCGATGGCGGCGGTGGTCCGGGACGCGCTGGTCCGGGTCGCGCCGACGGTCAGCCTCTACGTCAACGACTTCAACCTGCCGGCCCGCCGGGTCTACGAGCGCTGCGGCTTCCGGCCCGTCGGCACCCTCGCCACCGTGCTTTTCTGA
- a CDS encoding YhgE/Pip family protein, with amino-acid sequence MSVVRLALFELRRMTRGRLPRAALAVLTVIPLLYGALYLYAFWDPYGNLDRIPVALVNADRPAKASDGTEVHAGRDLTDELIDRRVFGWTVTDPDDAAAGLRSGRYHLVFSIPADFSANLAASPEPDQPARRGELKVVNDDATNYLSGLLARSAFSEIRAAAAESTAASYFDKMLIGFTDAKAETGRAADGAGKIHDGLGASEDGAGKIADGLDASENGAGQLAAGLDKSVQGAAKLASGLDQLYTGAAQIADGTNRAATETRAAAAQVDAAADRYGPLLRDNAEEIGRAATLVAEGAEALADGIDALPAKADEVVTQADKVRDRLDALVEAHPELADDPNLVAARQAADQAVTAARAVVATLDKSDLAGLKKQMTQVAATAREVAAAAPHLADDVAGARAKVDQLASGLTTLADGSARLRDGLGGAADGADQLRGGLYRLATGARQLDGGLAQLSSGSDRLADGLTRLEGGAGDLADGLAAGEKKLPGYDDAESRADILGDPVGLIRNSQHPAGSYGVGFAPYFLALALWVGAMITYMLLRPVNRRHVMSGAPGWRVALAGWLPAAAIGLAQAGVLFAVVTLVLGLDPVHGAATLGLLALTSLAFTAIMQLLGAALGPAGRLAALALLMLQLTSSGGTYPVQTSPGFFQAIHPWLPMTYVVAGLRHTINGGPAGPVLTGALVLVAFGVGALVLTIAATRRSRRLTPAKLHPELAM; translated from the coding sequence ATGAGTGTCGTTCGTCTTGCACTCTTCGAACTGCGCCGGATGACCCGGGGCCGGCTGCCGCGCGCCGCGCTCGCCGTCCTCACCGTCATCCCACTGCTCTACGGCGCCCTCTACCTCTACGCCTTCTGGGACCCGTACGGGAACCTGGACCGCATCCCCGTCGCCCTGGTCAACGCCGACCGGCCGGCGAAGGCGAGCGACGGCACCGAGGTGCACGCCGGCCGGGACCTCACCGACGAGCTGATCGACCGCCGGGTCTTCGGCTGGACCGTCACCGACCCCGACGACGCCGCCGCCGGCCTGCGCAGCGGCCGCTACCACCTGGTCTTCTCCATCCCGGCGGACTTCTCCGCCAACCTGGCGGCCAGCCCCGAGCCGGACCAGCCGGCCCGCCGGGGCGAGCTGAAGGTGGTCAACGACGACGCCACCAACTACCTGTCCGGGCTGCTCGCCCGCTCCGCGTTCAGCGAGATCCGGGCCGCCGCCGCGGAGAGCACCGCCGCGTCGTACTTCGACAAGATGCTGATCGGGTTCACCGACGCCAAGGCGGAGACCGGCCGGGCCGCCGACGGCGCCGGGAAGATCCACGACGGGCTCGGCGCCTCCGAGGACGGCGCCGGGAAGATCGCCGACGGGCTGGACGCCTCGGAGAACGGCGCCGGACAGCTCGCGGCCGGCCTCGACAAGTCCGTGCAGGGCGCGGCGAAGCTGGCCTCCGGGCTCGACCAGCTCTACACCGGCGCGGCGCAGATCGCCGACGGCACCAACCGCGCGGCGACCGAGACTCGGGCCGCCGCCGCCCAGGTGGACGCGGCCGCCGACAGGTACGGGCCGCTGCTGCGGGACAACGCCGAGGAGATCGGGCGGGCCGCCACCCTCGTCGCCGAGGGCGCGGAGGCGCTCGCCGACGGCATCGACGCGCTGCCGGCGAAGGCGGACGAGGTGGTGACCCAGGCGGACAAGGTCCGCGACCGGCTGGACGCGCTGGTCGAGGCCCACCCCGAGCTGGCCGACGACCCGAACCTCGTCGCCGCCCGGCAGGCCGCCGACCAGGCCGTCACCGCCGCCAGGGCGGTCGTCGCCACCCTCGACAAGAGCGACCTGGCCGGGCTGAAGAAGCAGATGACCCAGGTCGCCGCGACCGCCCGCGAGGTCGCCGCCGCCGCGCCGCACCTCGCCGACGACGTCGCCGGCGCCCGGGCCAAGGTCGACCAGCTCGCCAGCGGGCTCACCACCCTCGCCGACGGCAGCGCCAGGCTGCGCGACGGACTGGGCGGCGCGGCGGACGGCGCGGACCAGCTCCGCGGCGGGCTGTACCGGCTCGCCACCGGCGCCCGCCAGCTCGACGGTGGGCTGGCCCAGCTCAGCAGCGGCAGCGACCGGCTCGCCGACGGGCTGACCAGGCTGGAGGGCGGGGCAGGCGACCTCGCCGACGGGCTGGCCGCCGGGGAGAAGAAGCTGCCCGGGTACGACGACGCGGAGAGCCGCGCCGACATCCTCGGCGACCCCGTCGGGCTGATCCGCAACTCGCAGCACCCGGCCGGCTCGTACGGCGTGGGCTTCGCCCCGTACTTCCTCGCCCTGGCGCTCTGGGTCGGCGCGATGATCACGTACATGCTGCTGCGGCCGGTCAACCGGCGGCACGTGATGTCCGGCGCGCCCGGCTGGCGGGTTGCGCTCGCCGGCTGGCTGCCCGCCGCGGCGATCGGGCTGGCCCAGGCCGGGGTGCTCTTCGCCGTGGTCACCCTGGTGCTCGGCCTCGACCCGGTGCACGGTGCGGCCACCCTCGGCCTGCTGGCGCTGACCTCGCTCGCCTTCACCGCGATCATGCAGCTGCTCGGCGCGGCGCTCGGCCCGGCCGGCCGGCTCGCCGCGCTGGCCCTGCTGATGCTCCAGCTCACCTCCTCCGGCGGCACCTATCCGGTGCAGACCTCGCCCGGCTTCTTCCAGGCGATCCACCCCTGGCTGCCGATGACGTACGTGGTGGCCGGACTCCGGCACACCATCAACGGCGGGCCGGCCGGACCGGTGCTCACCGGGGCCCTCGTGCTCGTCGCGTTCGGGGTGGGTGCCCTGGTGCTGACCATCGCCGCGACCCGCCGCTCCCGCCGACTCACCCCGGCCAAGCTGCACCCCGAACTGGCCATGTGA